The DNA sequence AACCTTGGAGCATTTAGGACTACCTGCACACCACCCACCAGGGGTAAAGCCTTCTTTATTCCGATTAAGCAAATCCTTGTCAATCTTATCAAGTGCAATGTCATCTTGTTTGAATTTTCGAGCAAAAGCCGCATTGCTAGTAATCATCTTGGTGGTGTCATTAATTGTGAGAGTGTGGGGATGTTGTTTGGGAGGCATATCCCAAGCTATGTAGTGCAAGTCATGGTTAACTGCAGTCTTAGCATACTCTGGCTCATTGCATATAACAGTCTGAAAATAGCCCTCTGGAGAAGAAACAAAGTTTGTGTAGTACATAAGAAGAGTTCTTGGTAGATTGTCCCAACCCCAAATACAATACTCCACAAACGAACGGGATAGGACCATCCATGCTGAACCTGCAACTCAGCTAAATGTCAATCAATGCAACTCAAGGAGTGACTCAAACAGATAATGACTGGAAGAACTTACGTAAATTAATTTCATGGGGGTATGTTAACTAAAAGCTTTCAATGATGATGGGGCTTCAAATAAAAGTGATTATTTTGTAAAGGGTTTATGCCAAATTCTAATATATAATCCAACTCTGTGAAGAAGTTCAGAGTAAGTCATAAGTTTTGAGACAATTTCTTTGAAGCGAAACAAAAGTGTAAGTTGGAGACCAGATGAAGACTATTTGGTTAACAAAGCAGTATCAATGGAAAGAAGAGAGAACAGGTGGACGCTGTACTATTTAGCTGATAGCTGGAATCACTTAACACATAATATACCAATCGTCCAGGGTCAGTAGTTTTTGTGATTTTCAACTTGAACTTATCTAACTCTATATGAAATTGAATCCTTGTTCATAATATTAAGCATAGGAAACAGAAGGGTTTTGCAATCTATCAAACAAATGCAAAATCAAAGCAATCAACAAAGACAGATATAGAAGTTTGTCAGGTATTTACCAGTAAATAGTTTAAATGCTGATGGCAATGCCCGCCTTGGGGCAACccaaaatatatcttttttggTTGACAGATAGAGACCAGGATCTATGATCAAAGGCATTGCTCGTTTATCCCTGTACAATTCAGatacaatcaaaaaaaaaagtttcaccaCAAGAGAGAATTTCTTACTAAGAGTTTGTTTCTGTATCAGATGTTAATACAAAAAGAGAGGGCTTACTCCTTCCAACCAAGCTGGCTTGTATGCTCAATGAAATTCAGATTTCGATCCAAATTTGAAAAAGTGGAAAGAAGGTCTGCACATTCAAACAAGCAGGCTTATTTTAGCACACAAATCCCATAACATTAACATGTCCCACAAAGTGATAAGCAAATGCCATACTAGTCTAGGTGTAGGAGACTAACCATCTTGAGTCACAAGGGGGTAATCTGAAGCACTAAGATTGATAAACCAATCCCAATCTTTACTCCTCTTGAGAAGAATAGCACATGCATGAAGTGTGTTAGCTACCATAGTAGGTCCTCTATAAGTTACCATATTAGCTTTGGTAACCACATGAACATTACCAATTTCAGCAAAAAGGGTCTCATTCTGGACCCTTGAAGCGAGCTGCAGCCTCTCATCAGCCGGAGCCTCAAGGTCCAAATGAAGAACATATTGGTTCAAAGGATGGTAACTAGCCTTAAGAGTTCTCCAAAGCTTTTCTAAATCACCTTTGGAGCCAGAAATTAGATAGGCAAATCTAGGGGTTACAATAGTAGGAGGGGGAGGATATTGGTTAAGCTTTGACTCTGCGAAAACCGGACTTGTTTCATTAGAGGTTAATCGAGATGGAAAGATTGAAAGAATCGTATTGATTGAAGGTAACGTAGAGACAAGACCCATGTTCAAGGTAGTGGCCAAGACTACTATGGCTACCACAGAACTTATAGCTAGAGGAAACAACCATTTCTTTTCCATATGTACGGACCCCATTTTCAAGCCTTATCATGAGTTCTGATTATACTATTCTTATTCACATACCAAAGTTTTGTCACAAAACTTACTTCTCCCAACAGATGATGATGATAGTCAGATTGAGAAAATTGAGACCCTTCAAAAATATTACagaaaataggaaaaagaaTCAGACTTTTTTAGCAACAAATGATTAAATAAGATGCATTGTTATTTCAGAACCTTTCAGATTAATTCGGAGTAACCATAGAATTTGTAGCTTGCGTGACATTAAAGGaagaaaaagacaaaaatttaatataaataatattaataatcgTACAGAAGAGTATGACCGCATCAAGAAACCACAATGAATGAACAGAGGAaacaaacaaatatataaaacaaaatcaatatacatatatctaaTCATTGCTTacgatattttataataaaccaattataaaaacacaaaaCATAATAGACAAAATGATGAAGAGAGGAATTTCAACAATCGAAGAGTAATCCGCGATTAGGATTTCTGGGTTTTAACCCAGATAATGGTCGAATCTATGATAGAAATCATGAGAACGATTAAAAGGGTCAGTAATTAGCATATTAATGACAGGTAATAAGAACCCAGATCAGAAAATCCAAACTTAGATTACAAAAAAGGCATTAAATGATGAATAGAGGCATACATTAAACTCTAGAAACAATGAGAGCTCATAAAGAATCACCAGAAAAGTCGGAAGCCAGGGCAGTATGAAcagaaaaagaaatataattaatatgaaaaaataagAAAGGGTAAAGAATAAGTTTTGATGAGACAGAAATTAGAAACAGAGGAAAACAGAGGCAGGTATTGTGATGAGAGAAGAGAAGGACACCTGTAAATTCTGCCGTTCGGGTAGAGAGAGAAGAcgtgtgtgtgtgagagaggtAAGTGGGTATCAGTTTGTTTAAGGATTCTCTTTCTCTTCTCATTTATAGCCTATTTGAGCTTCTCTCCCTTCTGTCATGTCTGGGGATTTAAACAACTGAGTTTACACTATTCTGCTATAAAttttagattttctttttttaatttccaatatttgttcttattttttaatatttaattaaaaaaatcaaaatctgttagtatttttgttttatttgagTTTTGGTATGtgcatatttatttttaaatagttttaaatttttttttgggagTTATTAATGAATAGGAATGGAGTTTgatttgtaattagttataatatttttaatttaaattattattaaattttattttgatcaaattgattttgtgcattattatttattattttaaaaaagttatggtcaaaattattatttaataaaataaaaaatccaatcaataatttttgctgaacacaatattaaaaaaaaatatttatccaaattaattttttttattttcaatattttcaAAAGAGccttgaatatttaattatttagatttttagTCTCGATTAACTAGATTCTTTcgctaaatttataaatatatttctagAGAGAAAGAATGTGTTATACTAGATTTGTATTTGGTGTTGTATTTAAGAGGTAAAGTGTCAAATTATTTTGTGCAATGTGCAAGGAGTTATGTAACAAAACTTGCAAAATTCAAGTAGTAAAGTGCAACAAAATAGTTTATAAGTAGATAAAAAGTCATTAAGAAAAGGGTGCATAATTAGTTGTTGATAATGATATCTTATAATGTAGTCCCAATTATAATGTAGGGTAATTCTACAGTGCACTCCTTAAAATGTATGTACTGATACACCCTTTACTTGTTTCGGtatccagaaaaaaaaaatttagtctagtttttttcatattcacgtacgttatagctatttatgatatcctacaaaatttggagaaattcggaataatttacaatatagaaaacaaagtttaaacagtctattttacacgcgtataaaataaaatagtcacgcgtgcaacacactgtttgaacataattttTGACGTGTTAAATTtctctaaatttcttaaaattttgcaagatgtcttaaataactataacgtaaatgaccatgagaaaaaaattgactaaaaaattatttcggatgctaaaacagataagaGTACATCATTATATTCATTTTAAGAGGGTGCAATTGTAGAATTTTCGTATAATGTATATTCTCAATTTATGAGGCTAAAACATGAGGTAGTTTTCAATAAATTAACTTCCTTGTAACTTTCTCTTTGTACGTCGTACGTACGTACGTGCATGTACATAAATTGCTTCAATttcctttttttgtttttttttatatgttttcAAATACCAATATTTGATTTATTCAACAAAGAAAATACCAATATTTGATCTTtcggaaagaaaaaaaaaaaccaatattTGATCTCATTAAATTtccaataattaatattttctcaaagaaataaaacaataatactaattaattttggttttattaaaaaaagctATAATGAATTTTACgaatcaaattaatatttttctgTCATTCCCGGAATATTAGGCTTAATACAACAGAATTACTAACTGTTAATATcttctaaaaaatatatatggggACATTATAATTAAGAAATTTACTTTTATGCTTGAACAAATAAAAATGTGAAACAAAATAATCCTTCAATTTCAAACTGAGATTGCTATTTTGAACTtctctaaaataattaaactcaaTCAATAGGCCCCACTCACAAATCAATAGGGTGCTTTAACAATAAACACAACACAAGACACCAAATCAGCTATAGtagaaaaatgttaaaaaacacCCATAGTCCGTACAGTACGTAGCATCTTTATGAGGGCTCTTGCCtgtgtttttttcttcttcttaatatataaaaaaataaataaaaaaataaataaaaaaaccttAATTATGTAGAAGAAAATAAGTATCTACCTtttctaaataattatatataattacatttatatattatgggattttttctattttaacctaaaattactcaaaataaacttttatactactacaataaaaaataaacatttataagatttaatgtttattaaaatactatctttaaaatttcttatttacaaaaatacagtagacacaaaaaaaaatattgaaaatgatAGTGATTAGGCGGGCAAGTGAAATACACACTCCACTTAGGAAAAGTGCTCAAACAAATTAATACATGCAAGTTATTCCACGTGTAAGATTAATTAACAGggtctattatttatttttattggttTTGACAAACACTATGAAGACTACTTCTATAAAAAcgatttaattttataaaaatgtaCACAGAAAATATATTTGATTCAAATTGAGATAAAATATGGTGTCAGGGAccacctttttttttaaaagagtgctgttataaactttattaaatactttttattttataatatgtaaaaaataatattatattcaa is a window from the Cannabis sativa cultivar Pink pepper isolate KNU-18-1 chromosome 1, ASM2916894v1, whole genome shotgun sequence genome containing:
- the LOC115706382 gene encoding beta-glucuronosyltransferase GlcAT14A; protein product: MGSVHMEKKWLFPLAISSVVAIVVLATTLNMGLVSTLPSINTILSIFPSRLTSNETSPVFAESKLNQYPPPPTIVTPRFAYLISGSKGDLEKLWRTLKASYHPLNQYVLHLDLEAPADERLQLASRVQNETLFAEIGNVHVVTKANMVTYRGPTMVANTLHACAILLKRSKDWDWFINLSASDYPLVTQDDLLSTFSNLDRNLNFIEHTSQLGWKEDKRAMPLIIDPGLYLSTKKDIFWVAPRRALPSAFKLFTGSAWMVLSRSFVEYCIWGWDNLPRTLLMYYTNFVSSPEGYFQTVICNEPEYAKTAVNHDLHYIAWDMPPKQHPHTLTINDTTKMITSNAAFARKFKQDDIALDKIDKDLLNRNKEGFTPGGWCAGSPKCSKVGNPNKLKPGPGAQRLHQLVSKLVLAAKYGQNQCT